One window from the genome of Aquabacterium sp. A3 encodes:
- a CDS encoding acyl-CoA dehydrogenase family protein, which translates to MNFTHTDNRRMLSDTLGRFIANRYDIDTRHKISQSPQGYSPNRWQSFADLGAIAALLPEAHGGLGGTGQDIAVVFEALGRGLVLEPFLPTAVLAGSALAHAGNAEQQALLANVADGTLIMSLAHEEPQSHYDLTQVRTQATREGAHWVLQGRKTMVPLAHQSELLVVSARTAGEPGDAHGVSLFVLPVDTPGVRVRPYPTADGARVADVALHGAVLPDHALLGPLHEGLPALAHAVGRGVLALCAEALGAMDVVKAQTVAYLQTRQQFGKPIGSFQALQHRMAALLLEIEQARSAVINAACALDEADDPIARDCALSAAKMTMGRVGTLVAEECIQLHGGIGMTWELPLAHYAKRLIAIDHQLGDEDHHLARFIALSRLANDPGHP; encoded by the coding sequence ATGAATTTCACCCACACCGACAACCGGCGCATGCTCAGCGACACGCTGGGCCGCTTCATCGCCAACCGGTACGACATCGACACGCGGCACAAGATCTCTCAAAGCCCGCAGGGCTACAGCCCCAACCGCTGGCAATCGTTCGCCGACCTGGGCGCCATCGCCGCCCTGCTGCCCGAGGCCCACGGCGGCCTGGGCGGCACAGGGCAAGACATTGCCGTGGTGTTCGAAGCGCTGGGCCGTGGCCTGGTGCTGGAGCCCTTCTTGCCCACTGCCGTGCTGGCCGGCAGCGCCCTGGCCCACGCCGGCAACGCCGAACAACAGGCCTTGCTGGCCAACGTGGCCGACGGCACCCTGATCATGAGCCTGGCGCACGAAGAGCCTCAGTCGCATTACGACCTGACGCAGGTGCGCACCCAGGCCACGCGCGAAGGCGCCCACTGGGTGCTGCAGGGCCGCAAGACCATGGTGCCCCTGGCCCACCAGTCTGAATTGCTGGTGGTGTCGGCCCGCACCGCTGGCGAGCCTGGTGATGCGCATGGGGTGTCGCTGTTCGTGTTGCCCGTGGACACCCCTGGCGTGCGCGTGCGGCCCTACCCCACCGCCGATGGCGCCCGCGTGGCCGATGTGGCCCTGCACGGCGCCGTGCTGCCTGACCACGCCCTGCTGGGCCCGCTGCACGAAGGCCTGCCCGCGCTGGCGCACGCGGTGGGCCGCGGCGTGCTGGCCTTGTGCGCCGAGGCCCTGGGCGCGATGGACGTCGTGAAAGCCCAGACCGTGGCCTACCTGCAAACGCGTCAGCAGTTTGGCAAGCCGATCGGCAGCTTCCAGGCCCTGCAGCACCGCATGGCCGCGCTGTTGCTGGAGATCGAGCAAGCCCGCTCGGCGGTGATCAACGCCGCCTGCGCCCTGGACGAGGCCGACGACCCCATCGCCCGCGACTGCGCGTTGTCGGCGGCCAAGATGACCATGGGCCGCGTGGGCACGCTGGTGGCCGAAGAGTGCATCCAGCTGCACGGCGGCATCGGCATGACCTGGGAGCTGCCCCTGGCCCACTACGCCAAACGCCTGATCGCCATCGACCACCAACTGGGCGATGAAGACCACCACCTGGCGCGGTTCATCGCCTTGAGCCGCCTCGCCAACGACCCTGGGCACCCATGA
- a CDS encoding acyl-CoA dehydrogenase yields MSKATFHWADPLLLDDQLSSEERQVRDAAQAYAQDQLLPRVTQAFRHEHTDPAIFREMGALGLLGATIPAEYGGAGLNYVSYGLIAREVERVDSGYRSMMSVQSSLVMLPIYEFGNEATRQKYLPKLATGEFIGCFGLTEPNHGSDPASMLTRATKVDGGYTLRGSKMWISNSPIADVFVVWAQCEEDGKDQIRGFVLEKGWKGLSAPAIHGKVGLRASITGEIVMDDVFVPEENAFPTVRGLKGPFTCLNSARYGISWGAMGAAEDCWFRARQYVLDRHQFGRPLAANQLVQKKLADMQTEIALGLQGSLRLGRLKDEGKAAVEITSIMKRNNCGKALDIARLARDMMGGNGISDEFGVARHLVNLEVVNTYEGTHDVHALILGRAQTGIQAFF; encoded by the coding sequence ATGAGCAAAGCCACCTTCCACTGGGCCGATCCCCTGCTGCTGGACGACCAGCTGAGCTCTGAAGAGCGCCAGGTGCGCGACGCGGCGCAAGCCTACGCGCAAGACCAACTGCTGCCCCGCGTGACGCAGGCCTTCAGGCACGAGCACACCGACCCGGCCATCTTCAGAGAGATGGGCGCGCTGGGCCTGCTGGGCGCCACCATCCCGGCCGAGTACGGCGGTGCGGGGCTGAACTACGTGAGCTACGGGCTGATCGCCCGCGAGGTGGAGCGCGTGGACAGCGGCTACCGCTCGATGATGAGCGTGCAGTCGTCGCTGGTGATGCTGCCCATCTACGAGTTTGGCAATGAGGCCACGCGGCAAAAGTACCTGCCCAAGCTGGCCACGGGCGAGTTCATTGGCTGCTTTGGGCTGACGGAGCCCAACCACGGCTCTGACCCGGCCAGCATGCTGACGCGCGCCACCAAGGTGGACGGCGGCTACACGCTGCGCGGCAGCAAGATGTGGATCAGCAACTCACCGATTGCGGATGTGTTCGTGGTGTGGGCGCAGTGCGAGGAAGATGGCAAGGACCAGATCCGGGGCTTTGTGCTGGAGAAGGGCTGGAAGGGCCTGAGCGCACCGGCCATCCACGGCAAGGTGGGGCTGCGCGCCAGCATCACGGGCGAGATCGTGATGGACGATGTGTTTGTGCCGGAAGAGAACGCGTTTCCCACGGTGCGGGGGCTGAAGGGGCCGTTCACGTGCCTGAACAGCGCGCGCTATGGGATTTCTTGGGGCGCGATGGGCGCGGCCGAGGATTGCTGGTTCAGGGCGCGGCAGTATGTGCTGGACCGTCATCAGTTTGGGCGGCCGCTGGCGGCCAATCAGCTGGTGCAGAAGAAGCTGGCCGACATGCAGACCGAGATCGCGCTGGGCCTGCAGGGCAGCTTGCGGCTGGGGCGCTTGAAGGACGAGGGCAAGGCGGCGGTGGAGATCACGTCGATCATGAAGCGCAACAACTGCGGCAAGGCGCTGGACATTGCCCGCCTGGCGCGCGACATGATGGGCGGCAACGGCATCAGCGACGAGTTTGGCGTGGCCCGCCACCTGGTGAACCTGGAGGTGGTGAATACCTACGAAGGCACGCATGACGTGCATGCCTTGATCCTGGGGCGGGCGCAGACGGGGATTCAGGCGTTCTTCTGA
- a CDS encoding KAP family P-loop NTPase fold protein — MMKYRGSEIEVPDDDIYKNDALQRRPVVEFISSFLLDLDGPFVLAIDAPWGTGKTTLIRMLQAKLKNEGATNIYFNAWKVDYVTDPLVALVAAIDKVAPKDANTMDKFRGHMNTVKKLTTSVAKHGVIAAAKAATLGMLDLEDPLESIASDFTGDVTKNIVDSFQKENESLEKLRQELSEAISECSTEKQGKPIYFFIDELDRCRPSFAIETLERIKHLFDTRNLVFILSIDKRQLQSSVASIYGEGIDSQEYLRRFFDMEFSLPPAPQKQFIRAQMNSLEINTYLEGRKNSQQTRDDDDQLVSALAELATTFNISLRTLERVISRIALVCHQTPNTQFLDPILAAFLVILRTHNIDVFNDLASGHIEPRGAMEYVQNQRGGKSFRESRLGLIIEAYLIKGDSDQERRTRTIEGLKNATNTTSHTGTHARDLLSMLEHTPPHAFHRFDFNISTLISKVDLTHSLTAN, encoded by the coding sequence ATGATGAAGTACAGAGGTAGCGAAATTGAAGTGCCGGATGACGACATTTATAAAAACGATGCGCTGCAAAGAAGGCCGGTCGTTGAATTCATTTCCAGCTTTTTGCTTGATCTAGATGGTCCGTTCGTACTTGCTATCGACGCGCCATGGGGCACAGGCAAGACCACCTTGATTCGGATGCTGCAAGCAAAACTCAAAAACGAGGGCGCCACGAACATCTACTTCAACGCATGGAAGGTGGACTACGTGACAGATCCACTTGTCGCACTCGTGGCAGCAATTGACAAAGTCGCTCCGAAAGATGCGAATACCATGGACAAGTTCAGGGGGCACATGAACACGGTGAAAAAACTCACCACTTCGGTAGCCAAACACGGCGTCATAGCGGCCGCAAAAGCTGCCACCTTGGGAATGCTAGATCTAGAAGATCCATTAGAAAGCATCGCTTCGGATTTCACTGGCGACGTAACAAAAAATATCGTCGACTCCTTCCAAAAGGAGAATGAATCTCTTGAAAAATTACGGCAGGAGCTTTCAGAAGCCATATCAGAATGCAGCACAGAGAAGCAAGGAAAACCAATTTACTTTTTTATAGACGAATTAGACAGGTGCCGCCCATCATTTGCCATAGAAACCCTGGAGCGAATAAAGCACCTATTCGACACAAGAAACCTTGTCTTCATTCTATCAATCGACAAAAGACAACTGCAATCATCTGTTGCCTCAATATATGGAGAAGGAATTGACTCCCAAGAATACCTCAGGAGATTCTTCGATATGGAGTTCAGTCTCCCCCCAGCGCCCCAAAAGCAATTTATTAGGGCGCAGATGAATTCCCTTGAAATAAATACATACCTGGAAGGCCGAAAGAACTCCCAACAAACTCGAGATGATGACGACCAATTAGTCTCCGCCCTAGCGGAACTCGCGACCACATTCAACATCTCCCTACGCACACTTGAGCGAGTAATTAGCAGAATAGCACTGGTCTGCCACCAAACCCCCAATACACAATTTCTAGACCCAATCCTCGCCGCCTTCTTAGTGATATTGCGAACCCATAACATCGACGTGTTCAACGACCTTGCAAGCGGACACATCGAGCCTAGAGGCGCCATGGAGTACGTTCAAAATCAAAGAGGGGGGAAGTCATTTAGAGAAAGCAGGCTAGGCCTAATAATAGAAGCCTACTTAATAAAGGGAGACAGCGACCAAGAGCGAAGAACACGAACGATTGAAGGACTAAAAAACGCAACCAACACCACAAGCCACACCGGAACTCACGCACGTGATTTACTCAGCATGCTGGAACATACCCCACCTCACGCGTTCCATCGCTTCGATTTTAATATATCAACACTGATCAGCAAGGTTGACCTGACGCACTCATTGACAGCAAACTAG
- a CDS encoding TetR/AcrR family transcriptional regulator, whose product MARNKRDVDAEVKREQIEEAACALFLADGYEATSMAAVAKAAGVAPNTLYWYFASKDDLLVATLDRLVNKALLQVAGMQEQSLGVQLRWLLGEFQQASKLISTVHSRLDRSETVREWHDRFHEMLDAMLVQQMVSKGMSRTKASVMATVGTYVVEGLLSHPHTSQQFDKVVQWLAGNGKL is encoded by the coding sequence ATGGCCCGAAACAAGCGCGATGTCGATGCTGAAGTGAAGCGTGAGCAGATCGAGGAAGCCGCCTGCGCGCTGTTTTTGGCCGACGGCTACGAGGCCACGTCGATGGCGGCGGTGGCGAAGGCTGCTGGCGTGGCGCCCAACACGCTGTACTGGTACTTTGCCAGCAAGGACGACCTGCTGGTGGCCACGCTGGACCGTCTGGTCAACAAGGCCTTGCTGCAAGTGGCAGGCATGCAAGAACAGTCTTTGGGCGTTCAGCTGCGTTGGCTGCTGGGCGAGTTTCAGCAGGCCAGCAAGCTGATCTCGACGGTGCATTCGCGCCTGGATCGCTCAGAGACGGTGCGCGAGTGGCACGACCGCTTTCACGAGATGCTGGACGCGATGCTGGTGCAGCAAATGGTGTCCAAGGGCATGTCGCGCACGAAGGCGTCTGTGATGGCGACGGTGGGCACCTATGTGGTCGAGGGCTTGTTGTCTCACCCGCATACCTCGCAGCAGTTTGACAAGGTGGTGCAGTGGCTGGCGGGCAATGGCAAGTTGTGA
- a CDS encoding SDR family NAD(P)-dependent oxidoreductase: protein MNTPRRKALITGASAGIGATFARQLAAQGYDLLLAARRGNRLKDLAQELSQRHQVQCEVLSVDLASPGATATVMAHLAHLNWHIDFLVNNAGLSGHSKFAASPWAPLGGEIQLMMTTLTELTHSIAPGMIERRWGRIINVSSLAALSPPGESLLYSAIKTYVLVLSQSLDMEFKPHGVHVTALCPGFTHSEFHDVMGTRDTANRLPAILWQQPDDVVAESIRAVMKGKPVCVPGTVNKFLAAIMRPMPLWMGYLMGKTFNPFK, encoded by the coding sequence GTGAACACTCCTCGTCGCAAAGCCCTCATCACGGGCGCATCCGCCGGCATTGGCGCCACCTTCGCCCGGCAGTTGGCCGCCCAGGGCTACGACCTGCTGCTGGCCGCCCGCCGTGGCAACCGCCTGAAAGACCTGGCCCAAGAGTTGTCCCAACGGCATCAGGTGCAGTGCGAAGTCCTGTCGGTGGACCTGGCCAGCCCGGGCGCCACGGCCACGGTCATGGCCCACCTGGCGCACCTGAACTGGCACATCGACTTTCTGGTGAACAACGCGGGGCTGTCGGGGCACTCCAAGTTCGCGGCATCGCCCTGGGCCCCGCTGGGCGGCGAGATCCAGCTGATGATGACCACCCTGACCGAGCTGACGCACAGCATCGCGCCCGGCATGATCGAGCGGCGCTGGGGGCGCATCATCAACGTGTCGTCGCTGGCCGCGCTCTCGCCACCCGGCGAAAGCCTGCTGTACTCGGCCATCAAGACCTACGTGCTGGTGTTGTCGCAGTCGCTGGACATGGAGTTCAAGCCGCACGGGGTGCACGTGACGGCGCTGTGCCCGGGCTTCACCCACAGCGAGTTCCATGATGTGATGGGCACGCGAGACACGGCCAACCGCTTGCCAGCCATCTTATGGCAACAGCCTGACGATGTGGTCGCTGAATCGATCCGTGCCGTGATGAAGGGCAAGCCCGTGTGCGTACCCGGTACAGTCAACAAGTTCCTGGCCGCCATCATGCGGCCCATGCCCTTGTGGATGGGCTACCTGATGGGCAAGACCTTCAACCCCTTCAAATGA
- a CDS encoding saccharopine dehydrogenase family protein: MAWMIYGANGYTGELIAREAAARGMSPILAGRNQDKVQRLAQELKLEHRAFDLDTPSRIAAQLAGIKVVLLAAGPFSATSQPMVQACIQAGAHYLDITGEIDVFEQVFCCDAQARQAGVVLCPGVGFDVIPTDCVAAALKQALPDAVELRLGFDTTVSLSPGTLKTTLESTPQGGRVRRDGQLKRVPLAHEVRRIDFGRGERLAASVPWGDVSTAFHSTGIPNVTVFVPTTRLGVVGMRLGNVLGPLLKLPVVQRFLAALVTKTVKGPDEAARARMPAYVWGEALNARGERRTARVQTVNGYSLTVPGALAVTNHLLTHDAPAGFTTPSRLMGTGLVSQLPGGGQIVIE, translated from the coding sequence ATGGCATGGATGATCTACGGCGCCAATGGCTACACCGGCGAACTCATCGCCCGTGAGGCCGCAGCACGGGGCATGAGCCCCATCCTGGCGGGGCGCAACCAGGACAAGGTTCAGCGTCTGGCCCAAGAACTGAAGCTGGAACACCGCGCCTTCGATCTGGACACCCCCAGCCGCATCGCAGCCCAACTGGCGGGCATCAAGGTGGTCTTGTTGGCCGCAGGGCCGTTCTCGGCCACCAGCCAGCCCATGGTTCAGGCCTGCATCCAGGCCGGCGCGCATTACCTGGACATCACCGGCGAGATCGATGTGTTCGAGCAGGTGTTTTGCTGTGATGCCCAGGCGCGCCAGGCCGGCGTGGTGCTCTGCCCGGGCGTGGGCTTCGATGTGATCCCGACCGATTGCGTGGCAGCGGCGCTGAAGCAAGCCCTGCCGGACGCGGTGGAGCTGCGCCTGGGCTTCGACACCACCGTCAGCCTGTCGCCAGGCACCCTCAAGACCACGCTGGAAAGCACGCCACAGGGTGGCCGGGTTCGCCGCGATGGACAACTGAAGCGGGTGCCGCTGGCACATGAAGTCCGCCGCATCGACTTTGGTCGGGGCGAGCGCCTGGCGGCGTCCGTGCCCTGGGGCGATGTGTCCACCGCGTTCCACTCCACCGGCATCCCCAACGTGACGGTGTTCGTGCCCACCACTCGCCTGGGCGTGGTCGGCATGCGCTTGGGCAACGTCTTGGGGCCGTTGTTGAAGCTGCCAGTGGTTCAGCGCTTCTTGGCCGCCTTGGTGACCAAGACCGTCAAGGGCCCCGATGAAGCCGCCCGGGCCCGCATGCCCGCCTATGTGTGGGGTGAGGCCCTCAACGCGCGCGGCGAGCGGCGCACAGCGCGTGTGCAAACGGTCAATGGCTACAGCCTGACCGTGCCTGGGGCGCTGGCCGTGACGAATCACCTGCTGACCCACGATGCGCCGGCGGGGTTCACCACCCCATCGCGCCTGATGGGCACCGGCCTGGTGAGCCAACTGCCGGGAGGTGGCCAGATCGTGATCGAGTGA
- a CDS encoding GreA/GreB family elongation factor has translation MDKSSLQQQVLQRLADDLLHTEQAARAAHETATHEENIAENKYDTLGLEASYLATGQARRAEAIRQAMANWRQFCPRPYNDRQGIQLGALVCLVDADEQRQQLFLGPPGGSMTLLSGDERIQVISNESPLGQAMLGKCEGDEVSIQVGPHRQQFEVLSAV, from the coding sequence ATGGACAAATCCTCGCTGCAGCAGCAGGTGTTGCAACGGCTGGCCGACGACCTGCTGCACACCGAGCAGGCCGCGCGGGCAGCCCACGAAACGGCGACGCACGAAGAAAACATCGCCGAAAACAAATACGACACCTTGGGGCTGGAGGCCTCTTACCTGGCCACGGGTCAGGCGCGTCGTGCGGAGGCCATTCGTCAAGCGATGGCGAATTGGCGCCAGTTCTGTCCCCGCCCTTACAACGACCGCCAGGGCATCCAGCTGGGGGCGCTGGTCTGCCTGGTGGATGCCGATGAGCAGCGCCAACAACTGTTTCTGGGCCCGCCCGGCGGCAGCATGACCTTGCTCAGCGGCGATGAGCGCATTCAAGTCATCAGCAACGAATCACCCTTGGGCCAGGCCATGCTGGGCAAGTGCGAAGGCGATGAGGTGTCGATACAGGTTGGCCCGCACCGGCAGCAGTTTGAGGTGTTGTCGGCGGTTTAA
- a CDS encoding flavin monoamine oxidase family protein → MSTDLSARVAIIGGGLSGLLAAWRLQSQGVREVLVLEARSRLGGRVHTLQGMDLGATWCWPEMQADLQALLVELGVRTFVQPDEGDMVWERSTAQPPMRVPGMRSAPPSMRLHGGMGRLVDALHERLEPGTVRLGCTVQQVARSEHGLRLDIKVDEGPGQVQSQACVAQHVLLALPPRLAAQCIEWQPALPPELHRAWQACDTWMAPHAKYLATYDQPFWRDQGLSGSARSAVGPMVELHDASMPGGAAALFGFIGVPAATRQRVSAQALQDLARAQLVRLFGPQAATPRHEHLMDWAQEPLTATADDVRAGGAHPEPGLPTMAVTGPWAGCVAGVGSEWSVSFPGYLAGAVEAAEMGVVHYFKCATLA, encoded by the coding sequence ATGAGCACTGACCTGTCGGCCCGCGTGGCCATCATCGGCGGCGGGCTCAGCGGCTTGCTGGCGGCCTGGCGCTTGCAGTCACAAGGGGTGCGCGAGGTGCTGGTGCTGGAAGCGCGATCACGCCTGGGTGGGCGTGTGCACACGCTGCAGGGCATGGACCTGGGCGCCACCTGGTGCTGGCCCGAGATGCAAGCCGATCTGCAGGCCCTGCTGGTCGAGTTGGGCGTGCGCACCTTCGTGCAGCCCGATGAGGGCGACATGGTGTGGGAGCGATCGACCGCCCAGCCCCCCATGCGCGTGCCTGGCATGCGCAGCGCGCCGCCATCGATGCGTCTGCATGGTGGCATGGGGCGTCTGGTGGACGCCTTGCACGAGCGTCTGGAGCCCGGTACCGTGCGCCTGGGGTGCACGGTTCAGCAGGTTGCCCGAAGCGAGCACGGCCTGCGGCTGGACATCAAGGTGGATGAGGGGCCTGGCCAGGTGCAATCGCAGGCCTGTGTGGCGCAGCACGTGCTGCTGGCCCTGCCGCCCCGCCTGGCCGCACAGTGCATCGAATGGCAGCCAGCCCTGCCGCCCGAGCTGCATCGGGCCTGGCAGGCCTGCGACACCTGGATGGCGCCGCACGCCAAGTACCTGGCGACGTATGACCAGCCCTTCTGGCGCGATCAGGGCCTGAGCGGCAGCGCACGCAGCGCCGTGGGGCCCATGGTGGAGCTGCATGACGCCTCCATGCCGGGCGGGGCGGCCGCGCTGTTTGGCTTCATCGGCGTACCGGCCGCAACGCGGCAGCGTGTATCGGCCCAGGCCTTGCAAGACCTGGCCCGGGCGCAATTGGTGAGGCTCTTCGGCCCCCAGGCGGCCACGCCGCGCCATGAACACCTGATGGACTGGGCGCAAGAGCCCCTGACCGCCACGGCGGATGATGTGCGCGCAGGTGGTGCCCATCCGGAGCCGGGCCTGCCCACGATGGCCGTCACCGGCCCTTGGGCCGGGTGCGTGGCGGGGGTGGGCAGCGAGTGGTCGGTGAGCTTTCCGGGCTACCTGGCTGGGGCGGTGGAGGCGGCGGAGATGGGGGTGGTGCACTACTTCAAGTGCGCCACCTTGGCTTAA
- a CDS encoding cupin domain-containing protein, which produces MTSSVWLNADFSLRVVINSETKPWVPSPQPGVERRMLDRIGDEKARATSIVRYAPAASFPAHEHPGGEEILVLSGTFAEGSTLHSAGTYLRNPPGSAHQPGSPAGCIIFVKLWQMNPADRATVCVNTRDATRWHHLIDRAVCPLYEGFGERVQVLRLQPGALLLPEGNDAGAELLVLQGSLLEAGHTLPQGAWLRLPPGDGLGVEAGPEGAELYLKAGHLRELIDLPPAR; this is translated from the coding sequence ATGACCTCATCCGTTTGGCTGAACGCTGACTTCTCGCTTCGAGTGGTCATCAACTCCGAGACCAAGCCCTGGGTGCCATCGCCCCAGCCCGGCGTGGAGCGCCGCATGCTCGACCGCATCGGCGACGAAAAGGCGCGTGCCACCAGCATCGTGCGCTATGCGCCTGCGGCCAGCTTCCCGGCGCACGAGCACCCGGGTGGCGAAGAAATCCTGGTGTTGTCAGGCACCTTCGCTGAAGGGTCAACGCTGCACTCCGCGGGCACCTACCTGCGCAACCCGCCCGGTTCGGCCCACCAGCCTGGCAGCCCCGCGGGGTGCATCATCTTCGTCAAGCTGTGGCAGATGAACCCGGCCGACCGGGCCACGGTGTGCGTCAACACGCGCGATGCCACCCGTTGGCACCACCTGATCGACCGGGCGGTGTGCCCCTTGTATGAGGGTTTTGGCGAGCGGGTGCAGGTGTTGCGGCTGCAACCTGGTGCCTTGCTGCTGCCCGAGGGCAACGACGCGGGGGCTGAACTGCTGGTGCTGCAGGGCAGCCTGCTGGAGGCAGGCCACACCTTGCCCCAGGGCGCCTGGCTGCGGCTTCCGCCGGGCGACGGGCTGGGGGTGGAGGCGGGCCCGGAAGGGGCCGAGCTGTACCTGAAGGCCGGGCACCTGCGCGAGCTGATCGATTTGCCACCTGCACGATGA